tttgttgttttcaaatagattcaaaaatcaaaatttgcaacaaactagcttttttgaaaaacatttttgcttaTTACGTTACATGCATGCCCATCTCTTTTGCcttttattcacttttttaggaaattttttctgatctcagtcagctttgaattttttaaatgtgtttaTAACTTTAGAGCAATACAGTGAAAATGCTGTCgtaaaaacaattgaaatgagGAAATATTTGTGGTGTATTCTTTTACTTTGCTAAAAAGTTTAggaatttgcagaaaatgacAGAAGCCTTCAATTATACAAATGTGTTTTCGGAgtcatttgcaatttttcaatagtctacgtatttttgaagaaaagccCTGAGAAGACTGCATTCAATACAATTGGATTCTTCCGTTCAGTATCTAATATAATTATTCTTACAATTTCTTTCCTAATTAATTTTCTCCCAACAACTCTACTGtaagttaatttttgtttagttGCAACTTGTTGGAAACAAAATTACTGTTTGCAGAGGAAATTCTCTTTATTCGCCAGTTGTTGAGTCTTGGCTCATAAATATTTCTAACACATTGTATTTGGGAAATGAATATCAAATTGTGTTAATAGCACTAAATCGATTTTGTGCAGTATTCTTCCCATTTAAATATTCCCAAATATTTTCCGTTTCAAATACAACAGTagtattgttttttatttacatttaTCGAATTCTGAGAAGAATATGCGAACTATTGCCACTTTCAGGTAActtatagtttcaaaaaaaaaaactttttttgctatAAAATTAGTCATTTGGTTGATCCTGGACGGTAGCCAAATTTGTGATTTCATGATATAGAGATAATTACCTACAAAACCGAATTTcggttatttaatttttatatttacacTAAATCGAGAATAAAGTCAAAAATAGAACATTTCAGCTGTCGGTTGTTATGCACTGTATTCCCCAAAAGATCTTGCATGGAATTTCGATCCATCTTCACATTGTGAATGGTTTGGCGGAGCTTTGGAAGAGATAACATATACGTTTATTGTTACATCAGTATTGAACATTATCACTTTGGccaaaataatatatttttacggAGTAcgatttgaatttcaaaatataaaacctACACAAATTTCAGAGAAGAACATCAAATGCAGACAAGGATTTAAAAAAGAGAATGcggaaaaatacaattaactttttgcaaacaatttttccagattctctATATCTTATTGACATGTCattcacttttaaaataagGTTATTGATATATtctctgaaagaaaaatgcgaatatttttcagttcctGGAGTACTCATCGTATATGGACTTATATCAGTGGAGCACTTATTTGGGAATGCTTACACGCTTTCGATGGGTGGGAGCATACATCATTCAcactaattattttttaatttcagatttgtgaTGGTAATGTTTCATGATCAagtgtcaattttcaaacgagAGAAGATAAATGTTTCTGGTAATGCAATATTCCAGTCATCGcggcagaaaattaaaatatctgtGCCATTAAACTGAATTCATCGAAATAAAGATTACATGtatacttttattttaaaaattgacccATTTCTAAATACGTTTTAAAGAGTTTCAGAAATTAGCACAGCGTCGAAAATATAAAGAGTTTCACAtctgtttctgaaaaatctgaaatatatgTCAGCAACTGTTTGGCTACTGTCAGAAATTAgagtgaaaattttatgtacattattgttttcataatttaaaatgtttcaaaattatttattaggtctccaaataagttccgggtctaaattgataactttgttcgctgcgtatcgatttttatgaaactttgagaatttatgttatcaaccatgatctttcatttgaacAACATTTGAACAACATTTACGAACaacacaacattttttgaccaccccaagtgcccaaactcggagccaattttttcaggcattttctgatctcgcttcttttcagctttcaatTGAGCTTTGTGTGCGGCTTTTGCtttgtttaaaatacattattaggaaacaacaaaagtttggaaaaaaatcagtccaaaaaaaattttttttggttggtagtcaaaaaatcttcaaaaaaatgtttgtcgAAAAGTCTagatttttcctacaaaaatgatgtaaccaaatgtaaactatttttacacatacaaaacatatCAATTTAGATCGATACACTAAAATGATagtagaaaatataattttatcggataatttttgagttttttaaatatttcttgaGATTCAAATGTTTAACTCATATGATTTATATGTGTAAAATAGattacacttggttacatcatttttgtaggaaaaatatagaattttcgacaaaaattttgttgaagattttttgacgaccaaccaaaagcatttttttttgacggatttttttccaaacttttgttgttttttaataatgtattttaaacaaagcaaaatccgcacacaaagctcaattgaaagttgaaaagaagcgagatcagaaaagtgcctgaaaaaattggctccgagttagggctcttggggtggtcaaaaaattttgtgactaatgtcaaatgaaagatcatggttgataacataaatttccaaagtttcataaaaatcgatacgcagcgaacaaagttatcaattttgacccggaacttatttggagacctaatagaAAATTATGAAGTTATTTGTTGACGCTATATCGCAcgcaaaaatatattattgttAGTGTTCTTTCGTGATGGTAAATATctttaagaagaaaaaacgcGGAATTACTTAGATTTTGTCATTACGTGCAAAgacttttcatagttttccagtttttcaccGATAGTTCATACCGCTTTTGAAAAGCAGAATACTTTTAGGTTCAGTTACTTTCCAATTAATTTAAGGAAAACTGTCGTTAAACATTTTGAGCTGGAAATACATtagttactttttgaaaattttgaatatcatGAAATGTTATGtcagaaatctgaaaacataatttatttGTATCTCAAGGTGTTCAATCACATtgcctttttttcaaagaattaaattatttttaacgtCCTCGAATTTATTGATTCTCATAGACAGCTTGCATGCTTCAACAAGCATGATTTCGGATAgttgtcatttttgaaaatatagattacataataaataattctttaattttcttgtTGCTTAATGTTGATCATTCATTACATTGAACACAGTTACGAAATGTTATTAgagttgtaaaaaattattttgttttaatgtttGAACACCATTCTTGCAATAAGGAAACACTGTCGCGTTCTCAAGaaattaaaatgtgaaaaagttaatcaaaaatgttcaattgtGCCAGTAAAAAcatattagtttttttctcaactaaAACGTATACTTATGATGTTAAGTAAGAAGAAATTCAGAACAACTATTTGTGGCAGGATTTAGATCTTATGACGACTTTATGACTTttagaaagttgaaaattaatttttgatgtctTAACGTTATATTCATCTGTcctatttaaaacaaaatgtaatTGTCAATTCGCTAAAAGTTATAATTGCGTCAACTGTGTTACACATATCAACTTAGAAACTCTGTTTCTCTCTGTTTTAAACGTTTAGTCgtggttaattttttcaaatcttttaatAACATATTGCACTCTTCAAAATGCAATTAAAATACATAGAAATTACATAACGAGTTTagaagtttacaaaaaatcagaaaacaaaaacaaaatgatttttttttcgttttttcttttctgttttctaGTCTCGTCGACGTAACTTCCATATTAACTCGTAATAAAATTCATTATATTCACAAGGAAGTTTTGAGATCACTTTTATGCTTCGATACTTAATCTATGCAAATACTTTCATGTACCTGCATTTACGCAGAAAAAGCACAGTGCCTAGAAAGCAGCACAATACCCGGCGCCCTGGATGCTAGATATGGTCCATGTGGTCAATTCATGTGTTTGATTATTTGgattgctgatttttttctaattccagacagtaaaaatcttttaaaacgCGGTTCTCTGTTTAGAAGCATACAAcatatttttcacatatttgAAGAGTGACAAGTTCCCAACAGTAACAACCATTCGAGCAATTTTAATGAGCCAAGGTTACCCCCAGAAGACATACTTTTCTAGCCATTGATTTGTGATAAGCATATATTTCGATTTGAGTACTCGCCAGCCAGAAAACAACATACAGAAAAATCCTGTTAGATCACTAGTAAGTAAGGAAAACTGTTTTACTTCTGGATTTTCGCATAATCaactttttaaacaaataaaaaaacaattttgagctgagaatgttttttttaatattttcaagaatGTTCATGTGTCAAGTtcaaaatgatattttctgaaaactttattgtaatttaatttgaaagtcattcattcaattatatttttgtacttttaaaCAACATTAATGTTTTCTATTTACTATTAGTCTGCCGATAGGTTGCTTCAATGATCAGAATTAATTAAGTTCATGAATCATATttggaaaacttgattttttcaacgttACTTGATAGGCATCCTTCGGGAATCCGACTCATATGTAGCAGCCGCTCGTGATTAAGAGCAGTTTTCGTTTACTTTcctattttaaatatattttcgcCTTTCCATTGTTAGCATCAATCGTAATACTTTGTTCTtcaatttatagaaaaatatgtcTCAAGAGTACAACTATACTGATCCCCTAAATTTGGTAGTAGCAGTCTTAATGGGAACGGTAAGTGAATGGCTGAGACTTTTCTGAGAACAACATTATTTTACAGATTGGAATGTTTGGCGTTTTCTGTAATTCTGTaataatttacatttttctgaaagagaAATCTGAGAAAACCGCGTTCAACGTAATTTGTTTCTTTCGGGCTATTTCCAATGTCATTATTctaacaaatgtttttctaatcaattttttgcccaaaacaTTACTGTGAGTCACTATTTTTAGACACATAtcaagaaatttaaatttcagaggaTTTTCTCCCTATCCACCAGTAATTGAATCTTGGCTCATTAATACATCAAACACTCTGTATCTCGGAAATGAATATCAAATAGTTTTAGTGGCTGTAAATAGATTTTGTGCAttgttttttccaacaaaatattcgaaaatattttctgtatCTCATACTACAATAATTCTTATTCTTATTTACTTCTATAGAATTGCAAAGAAAATATATGAACTCTTACCCGAGTCAGGTAAGTAAAAGTTAACTGGTATTTGCAAAAGctacaaaaatattactttCAGCAAAAGGGTGTCATGCACTTTACTCGACTGAAGCTCTTGCTTGGTATTACAGCACTGCACCAGAATGTACTTGGGTTGATAACGCTCTAGAAGTGATAAAATATACTTTCATGTCGATggcttttttgaattgtatCACTTTTCTTAAGATCTTACATTTTTACAGAGTAAGTTAGTATTGAAATCAACACTTCACgtttaaaaatatacatttcctGGAACTTGTCAAGCTGTGAAGTTGTAGAAATGTCGTCCATTGTTGTAATACACTGACACTTTTTAGAAATCCAGAAAGACACAAGAAGCCGTTGAAGTGAAGAAGAGATGGCGAAAAAATATCGCGTTATTTTTACAAACAATTCTTCAAGATTCCCTTTACTTTATTGATATGACTTTTACATTTGAATTAAGGTTTGTAAAATTGATAACTATctgctttttcaaaacttgaaaagatTTCAGTTCCTTGAGCACTAATCGCGTATGGACGTATTTCAGTGGAACTTTTATTTGGGAATGCCTACATTCTTTTGATGGGTAAGCTCAATTAGcgttaaattttaattttccacgccaaaacatttatttcagtttcattATGGTATTGTTCAACGAGAAagtgtcatttttcaaaagtaaatcaaaaaatacaactgTACATCCAACAATTGTCGGTGAACGGACACGGCATGGACCTGTCTCTGTAACAACATGTTCTTCAGCAAAGTAATTGGCGGAAACCCAAATTTatcttacttttttttcaactaatgcttttgtaatttttaataccatctgaaaatgaaaccgATTTCTTTTTAGTACCAACTAGAAAAGTGCCtctatttttttggtattttgttATTCCTAATAACTTTAGCGCACACAAAGAAAGTGTTTTTATGcaattttctctttatttCAACTTAATTTATAAGTGGAACCTTaactaataataatttaaCAACACTGGCGGTGCATAACAATAttataaagttaaaaaaattgtaaaaacccTATATCAacattgttatttttattgctaccaaaatttgagtttttcaagatttttttttgaaagtaattgtaataaatatcaaaaagtaagaaattcttccttaaatcaaaaaatgtaatttttctgtactttttctattagtcttgcatctcatttttcaattttggaatctCATACCTTGCTTGTCTTTGgtgtgatttcaaaaaaaaaattgcaaaaacgaAATTCTTATGACTAAACCTTTAATCgatttcttctcattttgtttttggttaGCTATGAAGCAACGATCAgtatacatatttttgttgtaaaaataaaGTCACGCCTGTCAATGACTGCTCCAACCACACTAGGATCTGTTCCCAAACCATTGCTTCTACTGGAAAAACCGCATCGTGGTTGACTAGTTTTATTTTGTCTTCCTGGGcagcaaatattttcaaaagttcaccAACAACATCGAACCAAAGAATAATTCCTATCTTTTACATGAAAAACaagcttttggaaattttaattccaatgatttttgaatattttgcagTTCATAATTAAacttcattgaaaatttccatataTGTAGGTGATTACCCTACATTGTTCATATCCAGTTTGAGatacttttgagaaaatcgtAATTCCATTTTTCGCACACTTTGacacaaaattattttgaaatgtcatGAGAGAATAATGATTTCAGgagaagtttttcaaaatatttatttcattctTCACGTAATTTATGCTTTCATCGGAAAAATGTCAGATGAATACAATTACACCGATCCATTGAATTTATCTGTTGCCATCTTAATTTTGATAGTGAGTTGGCTGAGTGTTAGAGATTGTAATAGTTAATGAGACAAAACTaaatttcggtgaaaaattaaactaacAATTAAAACCAAGTCTATTATGGCATTGGCAGTTTAAAgtgaatattttcatagaatgaCAGGAAACAAaccttccttttttttttgaaataaatacaattttcagattggaaTATTTGGAATTACTTGTAATTCTGCTATtgtctacatttttttgaaagaaaattccGAGAAAACTGCACTGAATATAATTTGTTTCTTCCGTGCAGTATCTAATATTATCATATTGATAAATGCATTCATGATTacatttttaccaaaaattataCTGTGCGTAATtgtaaactattaaaaaaaagtgaaatctaACTTAAATTTATAGcggattttctattttccctTTAATGATAGAGTCATGGCTTATCAATACATCAACAACATTATATCTTGGAAATGAATATCAGATAGTTTTGATTGCTCTCAATAGATTCTGTGCTCTCTTTTTTCCTATGaagtattccaaaattttctcagttttcaataCAACGGCTGTATTGGCTTCGATATACATTTatagaattgcaaaaaaagtatatgACGTGATACCTCAACAGGGTGAGTTTATAgacaaaaattccattttacTAAAGCTCATTATTCACTAAAAAATGGATATTCTTTGACCTGCAGCATAGATATATCAGAAGTTTAAGGCTGCGTGTGACATCAAACttaaaataaactaattttggaaattgtgatTTGTTCTTATTTGATAGTTAAACGTCACAAAGGagtatttac
This is a stretch of genomic DNA from Caenorhabditis elegans chromosome V. It encodes these proteins:
- the srx-90 gene encoding G-protein coupled receptors family 1 profile domain-containing protein (Partially confirmed by transcript evidence), with amino-acid sequence MSQEYNYTDPLNLVVAVLMGTIGMFGVFCNSVIIYIFLKEKSEKTAFNVICFFRAISNVIILTNVFLINFLPKTLLGFSPYPPVIESWLINTSNTLYLGNEYQIVLVAVNRFCALFFPTKYSKIFSVSHTTIILILIYFYRIAKKIYELLPESAKGCHALYSTEALAWYYSTAPECTWVDNALEVIKYTFMSMAFLNCITFLKILHFYRKSRKTQEAVEVKKRWRKNIALFLQTILQDSLYFIDMTFTFELSSLSTNRVWTYFSGTFIWECLHSFDGFIMVLFNEKVSFFKSKSKNTTVHPTIVGERTRHGPVSVTTCSSAK